A region of the Apium graveolens cultivar Ventura chromosome 6, ASM990537v1, whole genome shotgun sequence genome:
gtaggcatctcgtaaaggtagagttgagttacgaaacacgagagcagccattaaaggccttgagctcccgaatcttagtaataaatacagcaaataataacctttgttttttatccataacatttggcgccgtctgtgggaagtgaacaacaaccatggcgagaacacggagaacaactagcgctctggagaagggaacaccatcagggacaactcaggtgatttcgtcaaccgtggagattactccccactcaacttatgcatctactcaagcggaaacccagataggggcaactcaatctcagccacaagggacgactcccccgactattcaaggtacgaatcctcaagttcaacaagtacatatacctgtgaattctcgacccgtcgggtatgaatattcaactgttgttaccactaaccccccttatgggatgcccctttaccccgaggttggaggaagtggatatgctgggcgaagtgaagcacgggggcaatcacccccttatatacgaggtttggctcctaaCCCCCAGGAacgggaattttctggtccttacactgagagagattccgaatcttcggatgatgaagtgacCCCAAGAAGGAGATGTCCaggcaaggagccgatggccgatggaaggcaacgccctcgaagcacccaaggggcgaatccccaggaagtgcaggaaaggataagggctcatgaggctgagatccaaaggctgaggcgtgacttggaagctcaccaggccaccagacctcagatgcctcctagggggagaaatcctcctcctgtcatagacctggatggtccggtacgaagaaaGGTTGTCTttccaagaactgatccaagcaatctccttccccttggagaccctgatgatccaactctacccttcacagaagaaataatgaatgcccatatctcaaggaaattcaagatgcccactatcaaagcctatgatggcaccggagaccccgctaaccatgtcaggacattctctaatgcactgctgctgcaacccgtgaatgacgctattaagtgtcgggccttccctcaaaccctgtcgggtatggctcaaagatggtacagtcgcttacccccaaattctattggatcgttcagagaattaagtcaggcttttattaagcaattcatcagtggaagagtccatgagaaaagttcagcatctcttatgagtcttgtgcagggagctaaggaatccttgagagattacctgaatcgtttcacaaaggaggctttaaaagtcccggaccttgatgataaggtagccatgatagcactgcaacaaggaactagggacgagttttttaagatgtccttggccaaacgtccccctgaaagcatgttgcagctccaagagagggcagggaagtatatcaaggttgaagaaagtatgaggaagaccgtagtaagtaatgagcccactggaggcaagaagcggaaaactgatttagaatatattgcaaaagACAAATATCCTAGGatcgaacaaaaccctgattcaacccccaagaggggaggacctgggcaaaagttcactgaatacgctaagctgaatgctcctagaagtcagattttgatggagattgagaaagacagagatattcgctggcctaagcccttgaaggctgatcccgccaagctagataagggcaagtattgcaggtttcacaaagatgttggccatgacaccgatgagtgtaggcaattgaaagatgaaattgagtttttgattcgaaaagaaagattgaacaagtatactggagatggaggggacagaaataataatggaaggaagaactttgaagatcgtaggagggatcaagatgatcaggggcggaatccccaacctagagggccggttataaatgcaatttttggaggaccgcgacgccctcgagggcctgtgataaacacgatctttggaggtccaactgctgctggattgtccaaaaattccagaaaggcatatactagggaggttatgcatattgttggagaagccccgaagagggccaggacagaagtagcattggcttttgatgattccgacctagagggtgtgaagtttccccatgacgacccgctggtcataacaccgataacaggaaatagcccggttaagagggtccttgtggataatggtgcttctgtggatatcttgctccacgacacctttctaagaatggggtataacgactcccagttgacaccaaccgacatgccgatatatggatttgctggagtagaatgtcctgtggaagggataatcaaattgccgaccaccataggtacggaaccaaggcaagcaacgcagatgctggatttcgtggtggtaaaggctagttcaacttataatgctatcatggggagaacagggatacacgccttcaaggcagtcccctcttcctaccattcagtcatgaagtttcccacccgaaacgggattggagaagagagaggagatcaaaaaatggctagaagctgttatgttgcctctttgagggcagatggagtcggggggcaggttcttcctattgaagatatggatgttcgagaaaatgatgagaatagaggaaggccagcagaagaattggtttcggttcctttagaccccgagaatcctgagaggatgactttcattggagccacattagaggagccccttagagggaagttagtgaaatttttgcaagaaaatagtgatgtgtttgcatggtcagcagctgatatgccaggcatagacccggagttaattactcacaagctaaacgtggatccaagccggaagacagtgaaacaaaagaaaagaaattttgccccggaaagacaagaggctataaaacaggaagtagaaaagctcttagaggctggtttcattgaggagattcaatttccggagtggttagcaaaccctgtaatggtgaaaaaggctaatggaaagtggaggatgtgtatagacttcactgatctgaatgatgcatgccccaaagactgttttccgctgcctagaattgatactttgattgatgccactgctggacatgagatgctgagtttcatggatggatttagcggatataaccaaatcaaaatgcataaggatgacattccaaaggtatcatttatcactgactttggtgtttattgttatcttgttatggcgtttggtctcaagaatgcaggagccacctatcaaaggttggtgaatagaatttttaaggatcttattggtaagactatggaagtctatgttgatgacatgttagtcaagagtctagtaaagactgatcatatagcccatttaagggaagcttttgaggtcctgaggtaccacaagatgatgttgaatcctacgaagtgtgctttcggagtaggatctggaaaattcttgggattgatggtctcaaaaagaggaattgaggctaaccccgataaaataaaggcgatcctggacatggaaccaccaaaaactatcaaggatgttcagaagctcacaggaagggttgctgcgctaggacgattcatctccaaatcaggagacaagtgcttgtcattcttcaagtcactaaagaacattaaagactttgtatggagtgaggaaaatcaaaaggcatttgaagagttaaagaagtatatgagccaggccccgttgttggccaagccagttctgagtgaagttttattcttgtacttggctgtttcagagagcgccttgagcgcggtgttggttaaggaggaactaaaagtccagaaacccgtatactatgtcagcaaaatcttgcatgatgctgagttgaattattcaactattgagaaattcactttagccttggtaatggcttcaagaaagctgcgtccttattttcaagctcaccagattgaagtgctaacaaatcagccactgagaaatatcattcacagtcccaaggcaagtgggagactaattaagtggacaatagagttgggagagttcgatctcaagtataagccacgtacggctataaaagcccaggcaatagctgacttcgtggtggaatgtaccatacccaaccaagaagtcggggggcaggaagataccatacctcaagacaagggagtcgacaatggggacagggagaaggatgataaggagaaagaatattgggttctctattttgatggagcatcaaaaacaaattccagtggagcagggttggttttgcaaagccctgatggattcttaattgagtatgctatgaagcaagacttcccaaccacaaacaatgaggcagagtatgaagccctgattgctggccttggtctagctgggacacttagagtcaaaaacttaaaggtccgtgaagactcgaagctgatcatatcccaggtaaagggagaatttgaggcaagggatgatacgatggctaaatatgttcgcctagtaagggctgtgatgacccaatttaatgaattccatgttgaacacattccaagggaagaaaatgctaaagcagatgcgctatcaaagtttgctttatctgagattgaagaaagttcaggaagtgtgtacttccgtgttttgaagacacgaagcatagatgttaagcttgtggctcccataggcttggggacgtcatggattgatcccatcaaggctcacattcagaccggttggttgccaagcgatgcaactgaggcacggaagctaactattcgagcactaaggtactccttgatacatggaattctgtataagagatctttcgtggttccttacttgaggtgtctcaggcccgacgaggcacgcttggctcttgaggaagtgcatgaaggtatttgtgggcaacacttggggggcagggccttggctcataagataacccgtttaggcttctattggccagaaatgatggttgatgccaaagaatatgtgaagaagtgtgatcactgtcagaagcatgcaccagttgttagacaaccccccgagatgctgacctctatcaactcacctattccctttgctatgtgggggatggatattctagggccttttcctatggccacggcacaaaggaagtttctgattgtagccattgattatttcaccaaatggatcgaagccaaacccttggccaaaatcacaactaagcaggttgcacaattcctgtgggaaaacattatgtgccgatatggaattccccgtatcctcgtcactgacaatggaacacaattcaacaatgaggaatttaagaagtattgtgaagaaaatgaaattgagttacgattcacctctgtggctcacccgcaagccaatgggcaagcagaggtagcaaatcggataatcctggatggactaaagaagaggatcgagaagtcaagaaataattgggtggatgaaatacttccaatattatgggcctacaggactacctgtagagtcacgacaagagcaactcctttcatgttggcatatggggcagaagcagtagttcaagtagagatatcacattcctctccaaggattcaggctttcaatgcagaagaaaatgaggaagggcagaggttagccctggatttaattgatgaagtgcgagataaagcacatgcaaagatagtagaatatcataaaaaagcttcattctactacaacttgagggttaaagaaaggttctttaaacaaggtgacctagtcttgaggaagatagaagcttctggggtaggacagaaagggaaacttgccccaaattgggaagggccgtacaaagtcaagagcgttcagggtagaggaacctacaagctggagactacggatggttttgaagtcccgagaacctggcacgcacaaaacctgaaggtttactacgtgtaagatggtcgaagtacgattctcacttgtcattgtgacaagtaggtttaaaagcaccttaaagctttgtttgcataggatttttatttttagctattatagatcagggtcgaacccatattatgtaaggttttggaaaaccagacttgaaattgaagagttcgaaattatttcaacctatggatgtttgagttgtgataatacttgtgtggcccattaagccaagtttgaatattaaagtatcggaaaaataaaggagagaatgcaaataaggaaagtagcatataaaatagccccggagggtaataagttttaatacaaacaaaagtccagacataagttaaggataaaattacagaatagaaaaactactccttcatgcgggagccttcattctcttgctccttatcagtGCCTTCAacatccttcgcaggagaagcgggaggagaagcaatgttaggatccaagatgcgatcatctggctgaggggagttgaagagggcgtctatgctgtcctccgactcagcctgctcgggcttataaagtccttagggtcgattaagcccgggtgcttctcagaaaccgcctttacggccgcatcccatccctgagtaaactgtagggaataaagaccctcatcatgaatctccatgagattcttaaacttgtcagaatccatgtagtcatcaatgagtttatccttatcgctcctaagtttcaccagctcagaatgagccttagccagctcctctttcttcgtgtccagcttcttctccaggaccttggctctctcttcccatttcttcatctccttctcaaacccatctgagttacccttccaggacctagcctggtggagggccgcctggaagtaggtattactctgcaaagaaatatgtatgagttagcacaagttcgttgaaatacgagaaagttgggattcaaagaaaaagagaaaaaaaaaagttaccgcagcttgggcttgagaacccagaagctcaatagtctcgatattactccccgtaacaatgtcagtaaagtcatggggagtgatggaatggtacgaccaatccttagcatgtttggtggatccaaccaccgtatcgctcctcctgaagccccagttaggcctgaaggaatgtgccttaagtggaggatccacatcgtcccccaactcgaccaccgggacgtggggcttaagaaaagaaggaccgtcaggtttgctcctggggtccttgtttagcttggccctcttctggcggcctgactcccctttcttgggcctgttgacattattgatggcctcgcaagctgaaaaagaaagatagaaagaatattaaattgcaggagagataaaatgttacaattaaagggaaggaaaaatggttatccagttataaatttacccttatcactggcctgagagagaccaactttcttcaaggaaaactcctctaaaagggtccaggtgtctgttttcccatcatccgaaattaaggcttggtaggccacctcctcctcatcagataatctgatgctacctggactcccatctcacactttgcaaaagggcctacggaagagtgtggcccaatcacccccagcccaggtcagcctcacaaactcgtccctccatttagggttattctcaactatggaattactatcgaagatatgagggattttgggccattgacgaattaaaaccctggttgactcatggcgctattatagaattggaaaactttcctaaagacagctacggaaagaggaaaattgtttctaagacaaaggaccataaaacagataatgttcctccaagcgttaggagggagttgacaagggttaatttgtacatctgcaagtaagcgaggaataaattcatggaatgggaacctgagacccgcggtcagggctcctcgatagataaacaaagtatccccctcccaattacaagtcctatccccaggggcggctggagtaatcctaaggtggggtggaagtctgtaaagggtgttcatagactctatcctaccatctaactcatgaaaggtgttaccatgattatacgaatctaactcagatagagagggatattcatcacccctcgagttaatcatatcaagtagggaagtatatggagattgaatttgaatatttgtacctctcttagagacattcatcttctgcaaacgagccaagtcacgatccgccattgatatgcttcggttgaaggcttgaaacccagaaaaacctgagaaaggtggagctgcggtggctgaggtcaccggaaatcgccttctcaaagggagagaactctagagaggtttatgagagaaaatgagagatgtgaggtgaaatgaggattctcacttcacactacacttatataggcgaaaagctcgggatacgaggcgtttctaggcccatttagccaggcccaacctaaaagcccatcaaccagaaatatcaggaataatctagaaacTCCTGTGGAATTTGAaaggtcaaaaatcgaccagagttttaaattggttcgatcagagtcttgatcgacgcagaagagagtcctgatcgatatctcattcgaacaggagggaagaaattccctaagttcgatcagagtcctgatcgacgcagaagagagtcctgatcgatatctcattcgaacagggGGGAAGAAATtccctaagttcgatcagagtcctgatcgacgcagaagagagtcctgatcgatatctcattcgaacaggagggaagaaattccctaagttcgatcagagtcctgatcgacgcaaaaaaggatcctgatcgatatctcattcgaacaggagggaagaaatcccctaagattgatcagagtcctgatcgacacagatcagagtcctgatcgatattctattcgatcagaatggtagaaagccacttaattcgatcagaatcctgatcgaaatcgatcaggaatcctggtcgattaagcccatgTATCAGTCGACTAGGGcgtcactttgaaggccaattcgatcagagtcctgatcgaaatcgatcaggaatcctgtcgaccagaatGTAAGTTCttgagctaattcgatcaggatcctgatcgaaatcggtcaggaatcctgatcgattttgtatacatcctgatcgattttgtatacatcctgatcgattttaaggcagaaaattaggggaaaatccagaaattaaggacaaatcccagaaaattagggaaaaacccagaaaattagggaaaatccagaaattagggataaatcccagaaaattagggaaaaatccagaaattaaggataaatcccagaaaataagggaaaatccagaaaattagggacaaatcccagaaaattagggaaaaatccagaaataaaggaaaaatcgttgtaaatgtgtaggtcgctccacactttacgcaaaaacgaaactctgtaagggaatgaatagacttaacttttgcgaaacctaatcaatgtttcccaaaagttgggggcaaatgataaggataaataaatcctgatggtataaataaatattgcaaggtgtgggctgctaggcccaataagaagatgtatgacattcagaccaagaaggtcaacacattgatcaggccagatggaccagatcaggcctgatggaacaaagaaggcccaaaaactctgattatttattaatttcgtaattaataaataaaggagtaaaacaactattaagataagtcctagtgaggatataaatccttgtagattggcctcaaggggacctaaaaggataaagaatcagttttctactatctaggactccaaagtccattctaattatgagacttgcccaccaagtctcctataccaagtccaattcaaggactctcaacatctatataaggggtctcgccccacaaatcagaactacgttttttgacttgattctctaattcacagagatacgtaggcatctcgtaatggcagagttgagctacgaaacacgagagcagccattaaaggccttgagctcccgaatcttagtaataaatacagcaaataataaccttagttttttatccataacaatcaTATCGTTCTAGCATCACTGTATCGTGTCTCATATCAAACCGACAGCTCTAATTTCCGACAGCTCTCATTTCCGACAGCTCTCATTTTGTGTCTAATTTTATGTCACCTTACcattagaaaagtaaaataaCTTTCACGATAAACCTTATAATGTTCCGTGTCGTTTACAAACGTTTCGTGtaccaaattttaaacccaaACCCGACCCAAATTTGCATTCGTGTACCAATTTGGTAACACTAACCCAGAACTAATATATTCGTGTTTACCCGTTTTAGTACACTAAAGTACAGGAATTATATacaaaaattattaattattagaAAATGTAATACATAATTAAATGGTGAAGTGCTCACTCGCGTAATCAAGaaacaataaaatatattttaatatttacaGTTATATATATGTCATCTAGAATAGATAAAATTCACATTTgttatttagtatatatatatatatatgtatattttatatttttaaaaatataattatttatttttcattccGTGTACCTATATTGGAAACTCAaattcaacattaattatattcGTGTTTTTCATGTTTATATATACTTTTATGTTCATGTACCAAATTTTCAAATCCAAAACACGAATTACGTACCTTGTTCACGTGTCGTATACGAGTATTGTATACTAGTATTGTCAGGTGACTATCTTCTGTAAATCACAAAGTTTAAAGATACAAACACTAATACAATTTCGTTTATTCAAAAGGCAAGTAAACCAAAGTacatgataaaaaaaattaaaataaatatttttaaataagaTAAGGAAGGAGGCTCAGATCTGTAAATATCAGGAAAAGAGGGTAACACCGCCATGGCTGCAACCCATCCGGGTCGCCCCGCCAAGATACGGGTCACATTCACTCCACACCCGAATCAGCTCAGAAAATATAAAACGATGATATCATCACAGCCTCTTTAATACTTTAATGTTCATATATATACTCCCTCCAAAGTCCAATCCCATTTTGTCTGTAATAGACATCTGAAACAAGAAATTAGTACTAGTTGTAgttgtagtagtagtagtagctGAAGCTGATGACGATGAAGAAGAGGATTAGAAGAAGAAGATCAAGAACAAGTAGTACTAGTAGTACATGTGTGTGTGTACATTTGATTTCTTTTTCTGTCTATGTGTCTGTGTGAAGACAAACACACACAAGGGTTGTTGATATTTGTCGGAAAGAAATCACGGGCTTGAAAGATTCATGGATCTTTACAGAGAGGGCAACTGACCCTTGTAAATATCCTTCTCTCTGTCGCCTCATTCTTTTTTCTGAGCGCTTCGTTTATGCCTTGTTGAATTCTTTGGTTCATAATATAGTGTTGTTGGTGAATTAATTTATCTTCTTCCTTTTTTGACCCTTGAATGAGACACGCTTAAGTCAcgtgatatatattttgaattaaTCTTTAGAAATTTTTATTGTGATATTGTGTTACTTCCATAAAAAAATATATGTCACGTACTATCAAATGCGtatcataaaaatatatttttcatatgATCATTATATATATCTGATACAAAATCTGACACCGGACTCATAAATATATACCCCAAATGATAAAATCAATCACGCCAGGTCAGGAAAGGTATTTTCGTTAATTTTTAccaaaaaaatgttatttttaatgTCAATACAGAGATCAACTAGTAACAAACCATACTCTGGATATCGTTTCACTGGGTTGAAGTAGGATTACGTGTAAATGTATAATACTATCAATTCATATTCTGATATTCACTCATGAACAAATATATTACAAACCATATCTATGACCTACAAAATTAGAAACACTCGATCTATACATCTGAATTTTAATACAGTGGCTTATTGGGTTATAAACAATCCTGTCCGCAAATAAGTAGCTGTATTAGTTTTCCCCAACTATATTCTTGTTGCTGTAATTATGTTTAAGCAAATGTATGATACATTTTCAAAATGTGGCCATCTGATTTTGGGGTGCCAATGTTCTTCCCCTGTCATTCTTTCTCCTTCCTGCAAAAATTCATCGCGTAAAATAAGTTAGCAAGACCGTGGAAAATTTAAGAATGTAGTATATAAATCGTGAATGGAAAGCGCGCTAAAAACACTTACTAGGCCTATTTCTTCTCCGAGGCATGACAGCATCCGGAATGAACACTCCAGTCCCAATATTACCATTTCTCCACAAGTTTTGAATACAAGCAGGCACTTTGTTACTGCTGGTCTTCTCATTGTATGTCCAATCGAAATAACTTCCCATGTTATCCGAAGAGATGCGTTTTCTGGAGACTGAAATCTT
Encoded here:
- the LOC141666610 gene encoding uncharacterized protein LOC141666610 → MDQSTQEHYDLNSGDDDSFYEELKRQILQLTADDENAREDYGIVDHRRKISVSRKRISSDNMGSYFDWTYNEKTSSNKVPACIQNLWRNGNIGTGVFIPDAVMPRRRNRPRRRKNDRGRTLAPQNQMATF